A part of Girardinichthys multiradiatus isolate DD_20200921_A chromosome 12, DD_fGirMul_XY1, whole genome shotgun sequence genomic DNA contains:
- the LOC124877913 gene encoding uncharacterized protein LOC124877913 yields the protein MPRKGRRSEAAKKRWRTLDLEDLQGSQPNVAKPRTSPPTAQAWTPTQSPEKKVEGTPTERTRPARRQPRRAAPTLEVDAPAESSPVPLEDHVRDDSCQASSLEPCVSGPPVQTVRATHCQADYRYGTFSRNHQCTCMALTFLAYHSEGLQCDTVLLDRVLEQGDAFYVGIKQQLMLNGRFVDNHLTVEEMPQQVLTDGNIYTVHTTGVRVGHVLCQNDSPQRSRRMGLPLASQLECLSENVTHAFLLVTPECIAVFRYRDGRFGVFDSHSRNSAGLPHPNGTAVVMTFSNLTLMVEHLYKLFENRGPYALYEFVPVSFVSDDIGDAPPPALSNLNISPGSTQASPGDEKPESTSDEEEMPAWLAEVVKKSDVNQQDEMKKIMQAYSKQLVLKSQ from the exons ATGCCACGCAAGGGACGACGCTCCGAGGCCGCCAAGAAGAGATGGAGGACCCTGGACCTGGAGGACCTGCAGGGCAGCCAGCCGAACGTCGCCAAG CCCAGGACATCGCCACCCACCGCGCAGGCTTGGACCCCCACCCAGTCTCCGGAGAAGAAG GTGGAGGGAACTCCGACTGAGAGGACCAGGCCAGCCCGTCGCCAGCCCAGGAGAGCCGCCCCCACGTTGGAGGTTGACGCCCCCGCCGAGTCTTCTCCCGTGCCTCTCGAGGACCATGTCAGGGATGACAGCTGCCAG GCTTCTTCGTTGGAACCCTGCGTCAGCGGTCCGCCTGTCCAGACTGTGAGGGCCACACATTGCCAGGCTGACTACAGATACGGTACATTTTCCCGTAATCACCAGTGCACCTGTATGGCTCTGACATTTTTAGCGTACCACAGTGAGGGGTTGCAGTGTGACACAGTGTTACTTGACAGAGTACTTGAGCAAGGAGATGCATTTTATGTTGGCATTAAACAGCAGCTCATGTTGAATGGTAGATTTGTTGATAATCACTTGACAGTTGAAGAGATGCCCCAACAAGTACTGACAGACGGGAACATCTACACTGTACACACAACAGGTGTAAGAGTTGGTCATGTTTTGTGTCAGAATGATAGCCCTCAAAGATCACGGCGAATGGGATTGCCTCTTGCTTCACAACTAGAGTGTCTGTCTGAAAATGTCACCCATGCTTTTCTTTTGGTGACTCCAGAGTGCATTGCAGTTTTCCGGTACAGAGACGGTAGGTTTGGAGTTTTTGATTCTCACTCCAGAAACTCAGCAGGCCTGCCCCATCCTAACGGAACTGCAGTAGTCATGACCTTTAGCAACCTAACGCTCATGGTTGAACATCTGTACAAACTCTTTGAGAACCGTGGCCCCTATGCCTTGTATGAGTTTGTACCAGTATCGTTTGTCAGCGACGACATTGGTGATGCCCCTCCTCCGGCCTTGAGCAATCTGAATATTTCACCTGGATCCACACAAGCAAGCCCAGGTGATGAGAAACCAGAGAGCACTTCTGATGAAGAGGAAATGCCAGCTTGGCTTGCTGAAGTTGTAAAGAAGTCCGATGTCAACCAACAGGACGAGATGAAAAAGATCATGCAGGCCTATTCAAAACAGTTAGTGCTCAAGAGTCAGTAG